The Spirosoma taeanense genome includes a window with the following:
- a CDS encoding helix-turn-helix domain-containing protein: protein MTNGIGDAVKRYRTNIGFSQKELAELCGITPTYLSQIEKGKKRPSYSLLEKLCKYLKVEQKDLYKDLFIDSILKEDQSDEQREIVTLLRVLLEKMSNLQNKGKSGLTDKLNQQKLEHV from the coding sequence ATGACTAACGGAATCGGCGATGCAGTAAAGAGGTATAGAACCAATATTGGCTTTTCTCAGAAGGAGTTAGCCGAGCTGTGTGGAATAACACCAACTTATCTGTCGCAGATTGAAAAAGGAAAGAAAAGGCCAAGCTATTCTCTTCTTGAGAAATTGTGTAAGTATTTAAAGGTCGAGCAGAAGGATCTGTACAAAGACCTATTTATCGACAGTATTCTCAAAGAAGATCAATCTGATGAACAGAGGGAAATTGTTACACTTCTAAGAGTGCTGCTTGAAAAAATGTCCAATTTGCAGAACAAGGGAAAATCTGGTCTAACAGATAAGCTAAATCAGCAAAAATTAGAGCACGTTTAA